In a single window of the Nocardioides sp. L-11A genome:
- a CDS encoding alkaline phosphatase D family protein, whose amino-acid sequence MSDPSLPVSRPRGLSRRSVMAGALGGGAALALASWPEAVAASAPFVHGVASGDPLPGGVVLWTRVTPSVEAAPGSGMGPDVTVAWEVASDPGFAHVVQQGTATASAARDHTLHVDVGGLAPATAYWYRFTALGATSRTGRTRTAPAAGSSAPVRFGVVSCANYDWGYFQPYEFLATRTDLHAILHLGDYVYEYAPGGVIAGYPKNPRNADPLHECTTLADYRVRHGCYKLEQHLQDLHAAHPMVAVWDDHEIANDTWQGGAENHDPAAEGDWATRATAGRRAFLEWLPIRHTDPDDWQRINRRLVFGDQVDLWMLDERRFRTQPPKSMLLGYVALGAPSADPDASMIGDDQEHWLVQGLAASTARWKVLGNQVPFFPQVLLPQLPGQITDLLGPKLSQQLEKPLLQLYVEDWNGFLAQRQRIVDGMAGIDDVVILTGDVHQSFASEIPARPNRYLLDRRSVAVEYVTPGVASPSLQTMVNQVAPGVGNLLDAVLNTNAALANPWIRWSEGFKTGCMIVDFSSARVQADWYLVDKGTDPNSAIRRVASRQTKAGTRRITAATQPLA is encoded by the coding sequence GTGTCCGACCCGTCCCTTCCCGTCAGCAGGCCCCGTGGCCTGTCCCGCCGCTCGGTCATGGCCGGCGCACTCGGCGGCGGCGCCGCCCTGGCGCTCGCCTCGTGGCCCGAGGCGGTCGCCGCGTCGGCGCCTTTCGTCCACGGTGTCGCGTCCGGCGACCCGCTGCCCGGCGGCGTCGTCCTGTGGACCCGGGTCACGCCGTCCGTGGAGGCCGCCCCGGGCTCCGGCATGGGCCCCGACGTCACCGTCGCCTGGGAGGTCGCGAGCGACCCCGGGTTCGCCCACGTCGTCCAGCAGGGCACCGCGACCGCCTCGGCCGCGCGGGACCACACGCTGCACGTCGACGTCGGCGGCCTGGCCCCCGCGACGGCGTACTGGTACCGATTCACGGCGCTCGGGGCGACGTCCCGCACCGGCCGCACCCGGACCGCGCCCGCCGCCGGGTCCTCGGCGCCGGTGCGCTTCGGCGTCGTGTCGTGCGCCAACTACGACTGGGGCTACTTCCAGCCCTACGAGTTCCTCGCCACCCGCACCGACCTGCACGCGATCCTGCACCTCGGCGACTACGTCTACGAGTACGCCCCCGGTGGGGTGATCGCCGGCTACCCCAAGAACCCGCGCAACGCCGATCCGCTCCACGAGTGCACGACGCTCGCGGACTACCGGGTGCGGCACGGCTGCTACAAGCTCGAGCAGCACCTCCAGGACCTGCACGCCGCGCACCCGATGGTCGCCGTCTGGGACGACCACGAGATCGCCAACGACACCTGGCAGGGCGGCGCCGAGAACCACGACCCGGCCGCCGAGGGCGACTGGGCCACCCGCGCCACCGCGGGGCGGCGGGCGTTCCTGGAGTGGTTGCCGATCCGGCACACCGACCCCGACGACTGGCAGCGGATCAACCGCCGTCTCGTCTTCGGCGACCAGGTCGACCTGTGGATGCTCGACGAGCGCCGGTTCCGGACGCAGCCGCCGAAGAGCATGCTGCTCGGGTACGTCGCCCTCGGCGCGCCCTCCGCCGATCCCGACGCGTCGATGATCGGAGACGACCAGGAGCACTGGCTGGTCCAGGGCCTCGCCGCGAGCACTGCCCGATGGAAGGTGCTGGGCAACCAGGTCCCCTTCTTCCCGCAGGTCCTGCTCCCCCAGCTCCCCGGCCAGATCACCGACCTGCTCGGCCCGAAGCTGTCCCAGCAGCTGGAGAAGCCGCTGCTCCAGCTCTACGTCGAGGACTGGAACGGCTTCCTCGCCCAGCGTCAGCGCATCGTCGACGGCATGGCCGGCATCGACGACGTCGTGATCCTCACCGGCGACGTCCACCAGAGCTTCGCCAGCGAGATCCCCGCGCGTCCCAACCGGTACCTGCTCGACCGCAGGTCGGTCGCGGTCGAGTACGTCACCCCGGGCGTGGCCTCGCCGTCGCTGCAGACCATGGTCAACCAGGTGGCGCCGGGCGTCGGCAACCTCCTCGACGCCGTCCTGAACACCAATGCCGCGCTCGCCAACCCGTGGATCCGCTGGTCGGAGGGCTTCAAGACCGGCTGCATGATCGTCGACTTCTCCAGCGCGCGCGTGCAGGCCGACTGGTACCTCGTCGACAAGGGCACCGACCCGAACAGCGCGATCCGCCGGGTGGCCTCGCGCCAGACCAAGGCCGGGACCCGGCGGATCACCGCGGCGACGCAACCACTTGCCTGA